The following proteins come from a genomic window of Miscanthus floridulus cultivar M001 chromosome 2, ASM1932011v1, whole genome shotgun sequence:
- the LOC136538692 gene encoding uncharacterized protein, with protein MASRLVAAAACSSSSASPLARLISRRGLAGAADGHGPARVPLWKDPLSPSKWKEEHFVLASLSMWGALIYGGFKIFGGKKEDKTEAAPAKA; from the exons ATGGCGTCTCGTCTCGTTGCGGCTgcggcctgctcctcctcctccgcgtcCCCCCTCGCCCGACTAATCTCTCGCCGCGGCCTTGCCGGTGCCGCAG ACGGCCATGGACCTGCGAGGGTGCCCTTGTGGAAAGATCCGTTGAGCCCGAGCAAGTGGAAGGAAGAGCAC TTTGTTCTAGCAAGCCTCTCTATGTGGGGGGCTCTTATTTACGGTGGTTTCAAGATTTTTGGTGGAAAGAAGGAAGACAAGACTGAG GCGGCACCAGCAAAGGCATAG